In a single window of the Branchiostoma floridae strain S238N-H82 chromosome 2, Bfl_VNyyK, whole genome shotgun sequence genome:
- the LOC118410167 gene encoding major facilitator superfamily domain-containing protein 12-like isoform X1 translates to MSEPQPRGHGYRSLPRARRFTYGVGHMLNDLCASMWFSYLLVYFHKVVNFSNVLAGQLLMVGQVSDALCTPFVGYESDRTKSGCGYGRRKIWHLVGTVCVACSFPFIFNLCITCSKSPDWAQFIYYAPFVVIFQFGWASTQISHLALIPDLASSPSLRVELNAIRYAFTVLANVAVYAIAWLLLGLEDRSNHHDLSPEDADEFRNLAFIAIGIGLLFSFIFHMGTKEPLRPNRAESVTEDEPIIQEDEENELIVKKKIRRKKMSWKCWLKEVQFYQVALLYMCTRLMVNMSQVYMPLYLTDTLNLDKAYIATIPLVTYLSGFLSSFAMKAVNKAVGRKMTFFLGVMCVLFACDWMWVPNIGLQVYGAAVLLGVGGSTVLVTSLSMTADLIGENLESGAFVYGAMSFTDKLSNGLAVTLVQTLHPCSDENTMCKQAPCDSTESVCCDACQSYYQEVMVFVPGGVGLLALLVLATMIFKPIGIKTEVITERQLDNSAEHVAVDYGAVNSTQVEQEQH, encoded by the exons ATGTCCGAACCTCAACCACGTGGCCATGGGTACAGGAGTCTGCCCCGTGCTCGCCGCTTTACGTATGGTGTTGGCCATATGCTGAATGACCTCTGTGCTTCCATGTGGTTCTCGTACCTCCTGGTCTACTTCCACAAGGTTGTCAACTTTTCTAACGTACTGGCTGGCCAGCTGCTCATGGTGGGACAAGTCAGCGATGCCCTGTGTACACCGTTTGTCGGATACGAGTCAGACAGAACAAAAAGTGGTTGTGGGTATGGAAGGAGGAAGATCTGGCACCTCGTAG GTACAGTGTGTGTAGCATGTAGTTTTCCCTTCATCTTCAACCTGTGCATCACCTGTTCAAAGTCTCCAGACTGGGCACAGTTCATCTACTACGCACCGTTTGTAGTCATCTTTCAGTTTGGCTGGGCGTCCACACAGATCTCCCACCTGGCACTCATTCCAGACTTGGCCAGCAGCCCCTCACTGCGAGTGGAACTCAATGCTATCAG GTATGCGTTTACAGTACTTGCGAATGTGGCAGTGTATGCTATAGCCTGGTTGCTCCTTGGTTTAGAGGACAGGTCCAACCATCATGACCTTTCACCTGAAGATGCAGATGAATTTAGG AACCTTGCCTTTATTGCCATCGGTATTGGGCTATTATTCTCCTTCATCTTTCACATGGGAACTAAGGAACCACTCCGGCCCAATAGAGCAGAGAGTGTGACAGAGGATGAACCTATCATTCAG GAGGATGAAGAAAATGAACTCATTGTTAAGAAGAAAAtcaggagaaaaaaaatgagctGGAAATGTTGGCTAAAAGAGGTCCAGTTTTACCAG GTGGCTCTTCTATACATGTGCACAAGGTTGATGGTgaacatgtcacaagtatacaTGCCACTTTACCTCACGGACACTCTCAACTTGGACAAG GCTTACATTGCAACCATACCTCTGGTCACGTACTTGAGTGGCTTTTTGTCTTCCTTTGCCATGAAGGCAGTCAACAAAGCAGTGGGAAGGAAG ATGACATTTTTCCTGGGAGTGATGTGTGTGCTGTTTGCCTGTGATTGGATGTGGGTGCCCAACATCGGACTGCAAGTTTACGGAGCAGCTGTGCTGCTTGGTGTCGGGGGTTCCACTGTTCTGGTTACGTCCCTGTCCATGACTGCTGATCTTATAGGCGAAAACCTG GAAAGTGGTGCTTTTGTGTATGGAGCAATGAGCTTTACTGACAAACTGTCCAACGGGCTGGCTGTCACTCTAGTACAAACACTACATCCGTGCTCAGACGAGAA TACAATGTGTAAGCAAGCACCATGTGATTCAACAGAAAG TGTGTGCTGTGATGCCTGTCAGTCATACTACCAGGAGGTTATGGTGTTTGTGCCAGGAGGCGTGGGGTTACTTGCTCTATTGGTATTGGCAACCATGATCTTTAAACCCATAGGCATCAAAACAGAAG TCATCACAGAACGTCAGCTGGACAACAGTGCAGAGCATGTAGCAGTGGATTATGGTGCGGTTAACTCTACACAAGTGGAACAGGAACAACACTGA
- the LOC118410167 gene encoding major facilitator superfamily domain-containing protein 12-like isoform X3 produces MSEPQPRGHGYRSLPRARRFTYGVGHMLNDLCASMWFSYLLVYFHKVVNFSNVLAGQLLMVGQVSDALCTPFVGYESDRTKSGCGYGRRKIWHLVGTVCVACSFPFIFNLCITCSKSPDWAQFIYYAPFVVIFQFGWASTQISHLALIPDLASSPSLRVELNAIRYAFTVLANVAVYAIAWLLLGLEDRSNHHDLSPEDADEFRNLAFIAIGIGLLFSFIFHMGTKEPLRPNRAESVTEDEPIIQEDEENELIVKKKIRRKKMSWKCWLKEVQFYQVALLYMCTRLMVNMSQVYMPLYLTDTLNLDKAYIATIPLVTYLSGFLSSFAMKAVNKAVGRKMTFFLGVMCVLFACDWMWVPNIGLQVYGAAVLLGVGGSTVLVTSLSMTADLIGENLESGAFVYGAMSFTDKLSNGLAVTLVQTLHPCSDENVCCDACQSYYQEVMVFVPGGVGLLALLVLATMIFKPIGIKTEVITERQLDNSAEHVAVDYGAVNSTQVEQEQH; encoded by the exons ATGTCCGAACCTCAACCACGTGGCCATGGGTACAGGAGTCTGCCCCGTGCTCGCCGCTTTACGTATGGTGTTGGCCATATGCTGAATGACCTCTGTGCTTCCATGTGGTTCTCGTACCTCCTGGTCTACTTCCACAAGGTTGTCAACTTTTCTAACGTACTGGCTGGCCAGCTGCTCATGGTGGGACAAGTCAGCGATGCCCTGTGTACACCGTTTGTCGGATACGAGTCAGACAGAACAAAAAGTGGTTGTGGGTATGGAAGGAGGAAGATCTGGCACCTCGTAG GTACAGTGTGTGTAGCATGTAGTTTTCCCTTCATCTTCAACCTGTGCATCACCTGTTCAAAGTCTCCAGACTGGGCACAGTTCATCTACTACGCACCGTTTGTAGTCATCTTTCAGTTTGGCTGGGCGTCCACACAGATCTCCCACCTGGCACTCATTCCAGACTTGGCCAGCAGCCCCTCACTGCGAGTGGAACTCAATGCTATCAG GTATGCGTTTACAGTACTTGCGAATGTGGCAGTGTATGCTATAGCCTGGTTGCTCCTTGGTTTAGAGGACAGGTCCAACCATCATGACCTTTCACCTGAAGATGCAGATGAATTTAGG AACCTTGCCTTTATTGCCATCGGTATTGGGCTATTATTCTCCTTCATCTTTCACATGGGAACTAAGGAACCACTCCGGCCCAATAGAGCAGAGAGTGTGACAGAGGATGAACCTATCATTCAG GAGGATGAAGAAAATGAACTCATTGTTAAGAAGAAAAtcaggagaaaaaaaatgagctGGAAATGTTGGCTAAAAGAGGTCCAGTTTTACCAG GTGGCTCTTCTATACATGTGCACAAGGTTGATGGTgaacatgtcacaagtatacaTGCCACTTTACCTCACGGACACTCTCAACTTGGACAAG GCTTACATTGCAACCATACCTCTGGTCACGTACTTGAGTGGCTTTTTGTCTTCCTTTGCCATGAAGGCAGTCAACAAAGCAGTGGGAAGGAAG ATGACATTTTTCCTGGGAGTGATGTGTGTGCTGTTTGCCTGTGATTGGATGTGGGTGCCCAACATCGGACTGCAAGTTTACGGAGCAGCTGTGCTGCTTGGTGTCGGGGGTTCCACTGTTCTGGTTACGTCCCTGTCCATGACTGCTGATCTTATAGGCGAAAACCTG GAAAGTGGTGCTTTTGTGTATGGAGCAATGAGCTTTACTGACAAACTGTCCAACGGGCTGGCTGTCACTCTAGTACAAACACTACATCCGTGCTCAGACGAGAA TGTGTGCTGTGATGCCTGTCAGTCATACTACCAGGAGGTTATGGTGTTTGTGCCAGGAGGCGTGGGGTTACTTGCTCTATTGGTATTGGCAACCATGATCTTTAAACCCATAGGCATCAAAACAGAAG TCATCACAGAACGTCAGCTGGACAACAGTGCAGAGCATGTAGCAGTGGATTATGGTGCGGTTAACTCTACACAAGTGGAACAGGAACAACACTGA
- the LOC118410167 gene encoding major facilitator superfamily domain-containing protein 12-like isoform X2, whose protein sequence is MSEPQPRGHGYRSLPRARRFTYGVGHMLNDLCASMWFSYLLVYFHKVVNFSNVLAGQLLMVGQVSDALCTPFVGYESDRTKSGCGYGRRKIWHLVGTVCVACSFPFIFNLCITCSKSPDWAQFIYYAPFVVIFQFGWASTQISHLALIPDLASSPSLRVELNAIRYAFTVLANVAVYAIAWLLLGLEDRSNHHDLSPEDADEFRNLAFIAIGIGLLFSFIFHMGTKEPLRPNRAESVTEDEPIIQEDEENELIVKKKIRRKKMSWKCWLKEVQFYQVALLYMCTRLMVNMSQVYMPLYLTDTLNLDKAYIATIPLVTYLSGFLSSFAMKAVNKAVGRKMTFFLGVMCVLFACDWMWVPNIGLQVYGAAVLLGVGGSTVLVTSLSMTADLIGENLESGAFVYGAMSFTDKLSNGLAVTLVQTLHPCSDENTMCKQAPCDSTESVCCDACQSYYQEVMVFVPGGVGLLALLVLATMIFKPIGIKTEGVMHEKSMQQSDGGEVETLQQTCQSSDSEV, encoded by the exons ATGTCCGAACCTCAACCACGTGGCCATGGGTACAGGAGTCTGCCCCGTGCTCGCCGCTTTACGTATGGTGTTGGCCATATGCTGAATGACCTCTGTGCTTCCATGTGGTTCTCGTACCTCCTGGTCTACTTCCACAAGGTTGTCAACTTTTCTAACGTACTGGCTGGCCAGCTGCTCATGGTGGGACAAGTCAGCGATGCCCTGTGTACACCGTTTGTCGGATACGAGTCAGACAGAACAAAAAGTGGTTGTGGGTATGGAAGGAGGAAGATCTGGCACCTCGTAG GTACAGTGTGTGTAGCATGTAGTTTTCCCTTCATCTTCAACCTGTGCATCACCTGTTCAAAGTCTCCAGACTGGGCACAGTTCATCTACTACGCACCGTTTGTAGTCATCTTTCAGTTTGGCTGGGCGTCCACACAGATCTCCCACCTGGCACTCATTCCAGACTTGGCCAGCAGCCCCTCACTGCGAGTGGAACTCAATGCTATCAG GTATGCGTTTACAGTACTTGCGAATGTGGCAGTGTATGCTATAGCCTGGTTGCTCCTTGGTTTAGAGGACAGGTCCAACCATCATGACCTTTCACCTGAAGATGCAGATGAATTTAGG AACCTTGCCTTTATTGCCATCGGTATTGGGCTATTATTCTCCTTCATCTTTCACATGGGAACTAAGGAACCACTCCGGCCCAATAGAGCAGAGAGTGTGACAGAGGATGAACCTATCATTCAG GAGGATGAAGAAAATGAACTCATTGTTAAGAAGAAAAtcaggagaaaaaaaatgagctGGAAATGTTGGCTAAAAGAGGTCCAGTTTTACCAG GTGGCTCTTCTATACATGTGCACAAGGTTGATGGTgaacatgtcacaagtatacaTGCCACTTTACCTCACGGACACTCTCAACTTGGACAAG GCTTACATTGCAACCATACCTCTGGTCACGTACTTGAGTGGCTTTTTGTCTTCCTTTGCCATGAAGGCAGTCAACAAAGCAGTGGGAAGGAAG ATGACATTTTTCCTGGGAGTGATGTGTGTGCTGTTTGCCTGTGATTGGATGTGGGTGCCCAACATCGGACTGCAAGTTTACGGAGCAGCTGTGCTGCTTGGTGTCGGGGGTTCCACTGTTCTGGTTACGTCCCTGTCCATGACTGCTGATCTTATAGGCGAAAACCTG GAAAGTGGTGCTTTTGTGTATGGAGCAATGAGCTTTACTGACAAACTGTCCAACGGGCTGGCTGTCACTCTAGTACAAACACTACATCCGTGCTCAGACGAGAA TACAATGTGTAAGCAAGCACCATGTGATTCAACAGAAAG TGTGTGCTGTGATGCCTGTCAGTCATACTACCAGGAGGTTATGGTGTTTGTGCCAGGAGGCGTGGGGTTACTTGCTCTATTGGTATTGGCAACCATGATCTTTAAACCCATAGGCATCAAAACAGAAG GTGTGATGCATGAAAAAAGTATGCAACAGTCTGATGGAGGTGAAGTGGAGACTCTTCAACAAACATGCCAAAGTTCTGACTCTGAGGTGTGA
- the LOC118408732 gene encoding PDZ and LIM domain protein 3-like, whose translation MYKDWVAFPGPEVHVGAPRITGPSSSQTLNQSDRNMSMCIHHPGTGNAVPEQPKRIAGGIIFAAARRSSLNAAQQLLVPPSFEPTARTDTKAKVSGNSAEMDVVPSVIRVTLMGSPPWGFELQGGAEVGTDLTIAEVDMGSKAHMANILPGDVLLQIGLEKTQQMGKTEALRKLCINGGSLSLVLGRAQPKYTPSYTRSDDTPYLQLRVKVSLKADKDEFVEPGSNFNVAPKGWGGNPDDGPAAYAPVRSHGGPRQTPRQPPLGQAIAELEQTEDVPRGFRSVRPPVPKANPKKEAPQTLPQCDACLGMIKGVFVKVNGKPRHPECFTCSACHCNLKQKGYYTVRGRLFCEMCTRARINHQPEFMELAM comes from the exons ATGTATAAAGACTGGGTCGCATTCCCCGGGCCAGAAGTGCACGTTGGGGCACCCCGCATTACAGGTCCGTCATCCAGTCAGACGTTAAACCAAAGTGACAGAAACATGTCGATGTGCATCCACCATCCCGGGACCGGGAATGCAGTACCGGAGCAGCCCAAGAGGATAGCGGGAGGAATCATATTCGCCGCCGCCCGCAGGTCCAGCCTCAACGCCGCACAGCAACTACTGGTACCGCCATCATTCGAACCGACGGCGAG GACTGATACAAAAGCTAAAGTGTCTGGAAATTCCGCTGAAATGGACGTGGTTCCATCGGTCATCCGTGTGACGTTGATGGGGTCCCCACCCTGGGGGTTCGAGCTGCAGGGTGGGGCGGAGGTGGGCACAGACCTGACCATCGCCGAGGTCGACATGGGCAGCAAGGCGCACATGGCCAACATCCTGCCGGGAGACGTCCTCCTCCAGATAGGTCTGGAGAAGACGCAGCAGATGGGGAAGACGGAAGCCCTGAGGAAGCTCTGCATCAACGGTGGTTCGTTGAGTTTGGTCCTCGGCCGAGCGCAGCCCAAG TACACGCCGAGCTACACCAGGAGTGACGACACGCCATACCTGCAGCTACGGGTCAAAGTTTCATTGAAGGCGGACAAGGACGAGTTCGTGGAGCCCGGCAGCAACTTCAACGTCGCTCCGAAGGGATGGGGTGGGAATCCTGACGACGGTCCTGCAGCGTACGCCCCGGTTAGGTCACATGGCGGTCCTCGACAAACCCCTCGCCAGCCGCCTTTAGGTCAAGCCATTGCCGAGCTCGAGCAAACGGAAGATGTGCCTAGAGGTTTCCGCAGCGTTAGACCTCCCGTTCCAAAGGCCAACCCCAAGAAGGAAGCCCCACAAACCCTGCCCCAGTGTGATGCCTGCTTAGGCATGATTAAAGGCGTTTTCGTCAAGGTTAACGGCAAACCTCGTCACCCAGAATGCTTCACGTGCTCCGCCTGCCACTGCAACCTGAAGCAGAAAGGCTACTACACGGTGAGAGGGAGACTGTTCTGCGAGATGTGCACAAGAGCGAGGATCAACCATCAACCTGAGTTTATGGAACTTgccatgtaa